One window of Tenacibaculum maritimum NCIMB 2154 genomic DNA carries:
- the metF gene encoding methylenetetrahydrofolate reductase [NAD(P)H] has protein sequence MKVTDHIKKANGKTLFSFEIVPPVKGKNIQELYQNIDPLMEFSPPFIDVTTSREEYIYIKKKELFDRKTTRMRPGTLGICAAIKHKYDVDTIPHVLCGGFTKEETEYLLVDCHYLGIDNVMALRGDAMNHQKYFEATHGGHLYAKNLVDQIQNLNQGKYLHGITEADHKSDFCIGVAGYPEKHIEAPSLNSDLKRLKEKVDAGANYVVTQMFFDNKKYFNFISAAKKAGINIPIIPGIKPIAVKRHLQLLPQVFKIDLPETLIDAVEKCKNNKEVRQIGIEWAIHQSKELLKSNVPVLHYYSMGKSTNIKAIAKEIF, from the coding sequence ATGAAAGTAACAGATCACATAAAAAAAGCCAATGGAAAAACACTTTTTTCTTTTGAAATAGTTCCTCCTGTAAAAGGCAAAAACATTCAAGAATTATATCAAAACATAGACCCTCTAATGGAGTTTTCGCCTCCTTTTATAGATGTAACTACTTCTAGAGAAGAATATATTTACATTAAAAAGAAAGAACTTTTTGATAGAAAAACTACAAGAATGCGGCCCGGTACCTTAGGCATTTGCGCTGCCATTAAACATAAATACGACGTAGATACCATCCCTCATGTTTTATGCGGAGGGTTCACCAAAGAAGAAACCGAATATTTATTAGTGGATTGCCACTATTTAGGTATTGATAATGTGATGGCACTCCGAGGAGATGCAATGAATCATCAAAAATATTTTGAAGCCACCCACGGAGGTCATTTGTACGCTAAAAACTTAGTAGATCAGATTCAAAATTTAAATCAAGGAAAGTACCTTCATGGCATTACTGAAGCTGATCACAAATCTGATTTCTGTATTGGTGTTGCTGGCTATCCCGAAAAGCACATTGAAGCTCCTTCTCTGAACTCCGATTTAAAAAGGCTAAAGGAAAAAGTTGATGCAGGAGCTAATTATGTTGTTACTCAGATGTTTTTTGACAATAAAAAATATTTTAATTTTATATCTGCCGCTAAAAAAGCAGGTATCAATATCCCTATTATTCCAGGTATAAAGCCTATTGCCGTAAAAAGGCATTTACAATTACTTCCCCAAGTCTTCAAAATTGATCTTCCTGAAACATTAATTGATGCAGTTGAGAAATGTAAAAACAATAAGGAAGTAAGACAAATTGGCATAGAATGGGCTATTCATCAATCTAAAGAGCTCTTAAAATCTAATGTTCCTGTACTCCACTATTATTCTATGGGAAAATCCACAAACATCAAAGCAATTGCCAAGGAAATTTTTTAA
- the trxA gene encoding thioredoxin, which produces MALEITDATFEEVVLKSDKPVLVDFWAAWCGPCRMVGPIVDEIHTEYEGKAIVGKVDVDANQEFAAKYGVRNIPTVLVFKNGEVVDKQVGVAPKNVYTGKIDAVL; this is translated from the coding sequence ATGGCATTAGAAATTACAGATGCAACATTTGAAGAAGTAGTATTAAAATCGGACAAGCCTGTTTTAGTTGATTTCTGGGCAGCTTGGTGTGGACCATGTAGAATGGTTGGACCTATCGTTGATGAGATTCATACAGAGTATGAAGGAAAAGCAATTGTTGGTAAAGTTGATGTAGATGCTAATCAAGAATTTGCAGCAAAATATGGAGTTAGAAACATCCCTACTGTTTTAGTTTTTAAAAACGGAGAAGTTGTAGATAAGCAAGTGGGTGTAGCTCCTAAAAATGTGTACACTGGTAAAATTGATGCTGTTCTATAA
- a CDS encoding DUF58 domain-containing protein, whose amino-acid sequence MINLSDTKTSEIKNLDLLAKQVVEGFITGIHKSPFHGFSVEFSEHKLYNKGESTRHIDWKLFAKTEKLYTKKYEEETNLRCHIIIDNSASMHYPIIKKQTINNLNKVGFSAIASASLMEILKRQRDAVGLSIYSDKYEYYSPEKGSDRHRKMILDQLQQLLISTTTTNTTDTYTYLHEIAEKIHRRSLIFLFTDMFQTSKRKEELFEALRHLKFNKHEVVLFHTYDEKTEFNFNFDAAPKKFIDVETKAEINLYTQHIQEQYTSLVSKYFNELKTKCLQYKINYVPIDIKRGFNEVLTTYLVSRKKIL is encoded by the coding sequence ATGATCAATCTATCTGATACGAAAACTTCTGAAATAAAAAATCTTGATTTACTTGCTAAACAAGTAGTAGAAGGCTTTATTACGGGAATACATAAAAGTCCTTTTCATGGTTTTTCAGTAGAATTTTCTGAACACAAGTTATACAATAAAGGGGAGAGTACACGCCATATTGATTGGAAATTATTTGCTAAAACAGAAAAACTTTATACTAAAAAATACGAAGAAGAAACGAACCTTAGGTGTCATATTATTATAGACAATTCTGCTTCAATGCACTACCCTATTATTAAAAAGCAAACAATCAACAACTTAAATAAAGTTGGCTTTTCAGCTATTGCTTCCGCTTCTTTAATGGAGATTTTAAAACGCCAACGAGACGCTGTTGGGCTTAGTATTTATTCAGACAAATATGAATACTATTCACCTGAAAAAGGTAGTGATCGACATAGAAAAATGATCTTAGATCAATTACAACAATTATTAATTTCGACAACAACAACCAATACCACAGATACTTATACCTATTTGCATGAAATTGCAGAAAAAATTCATAGACGCTCTCTTATCTTCCTTTTTACAGATATGTTTCAGACTTCTAAAAGAAAAGAAGAACTTTTTGAAGCATTACGACATTTAAAATTCAATAAACATGAAGTTGTTTTATTCCACACCTATGATGAGAAAACAGAATTCAACTTTAATTTTGATGCCGCTCCTAAAAAATTTATAGATGTAGAAACCAAAGCCGAAATTAATTTATACACACAACACATACAAGAACAGTACACTTCGTTAGTATCAAAATACTTTAACGAACTGAAAACGAAATGCCTTCAATACAAAATAAATTACGTTCCTATAGATATCAAAAGAGGGTTCAACGAAGTTTTAACCACTTATCTAGTAAGTAGAAAAAAAATATTGTAA